In Dryobates pubescens isolate bDryPub1 chromosome 31, bDryPub1.pri, whole genome shotgun sequence, one DNA window encodes the following:
- the ZNRF4 gene encoding E3 ubiquitin-protein ligase ZNRF4, with product MNPWLHLLHFVLVIASCSAAPAEAFAYLAYNDSSQCVAYEAKPACFGPQLPAEELTVYLMEVRPPKACHAIENPPAPRTASEIYVALIKAGECSFVQKVLHAQQAGYQIAVVHNVGSEQLITMRAEDKEMEQLVKIPSLFTGQSASLHLQRVLQCKKGEYIQLLPPKRGLSACEDSVKTLQGRPTWQGFWVRLCIVPAAISVVVGFTWYKRAHKTKQPTYRQGDLYKACMLCMAKYKKQDALKMKILPPSLTSHTVTTVAEHSEEGMEMELKKDVSIVGGELLGALETNVL from the coding sequence ATGAATCCTTGGCTCCATCTTCTTCACTTTGTGCTGGTCATtgcctcctgcagtgctgctccagcagaagCCTTTGCTTACCTGGCTTACAATGACAGCTCCCAGTGCGTCGCCTACGAAGCCAAACCTGCATGCTTTgggccacagctcccagcagaagAGCTGACAGTGTATTTGATGGAGGTGAGGCCACCCAAAGCTTGCCATGCCATAGAGAATCCTCCAGCACCAAGAACAGCCTCTGAGATCTATGTGGCCCTCATAAAGGCAGGTGAGTGCTCTTTTGTCCAGAAGGTCCTTCACGCCCAGCAGGCTGGGTACCAAATCGCTGTGGTGCACAACGTGGGCTCCGAGCAGCTGATCACCATGAGGGCTGAGGACAAAGAGATGGAGCAGCTGGTGAAGATCCCATCGCTCTTCACTGGACAATCAGCCTCCCTGCACTTGCAAAGAGTTTTGCAGTGCAAGAAAGGGGAATACATCCAACTTCTGCCCCCCAAACGTGGCCTGAGTGCTTGTGAAGACAGCGTCAAAACGCTGCAGGGGAGGCCCACCTGGCAGGGCttctgggtcaggctctgcatCGTGCCTGCTGCTATCTCAGTTGTGGTTGGCTTCACGTGGTACAAGAGGGCTCACAAGACAAAGCAGCCCACTTACAGGCAGGGAGATCTGTACAAGGCCTGTATGCTCTGCATGGCAAAGTACAAGAAACAGGATGCCCTGAAGATGAAGatcctgcccccttccctcaCCTCCCACACGGTGACCACAGTGGCTGAGCATTCAGAGGAGGGCATGGAAATGGAGCTGAAGAAAGATGTGAGCATAGTGGGAGGGGAGTTGCTTGGTGCACTGGAGACCAATGTCCTTTGA